ACCGCCCTGGTCCTCTGGATGGGTCTTGGAGCCCTTCTGGCCAGCAAGGGCGGCCCCTATTACGACCTATTCAAGGAACTCAACGAGCAAATGATCGCCACCTGGTTGGTCCGGGATGCGCAGGATCAACCAATCATTGCCGGCTGGTTCGCGGGCTTGTGCCTGATTGCTGGTGCCCTGCTCCTCAATACCGGATTGTGCATCTGGCAGCGCATCGTGCCCATGTTCCATGCTGGCAGGATGTCCAGAAATCTTCTCGCCGTGATGCACATTCTGGTGATTCTGGTCATGCTCGGCCACGGCCTGAGCATGATTGTGGGGGACAAATACGCCAACAAGGTCATGTTTCCGGGCCAGACCATTGCCTTTGGAGACGGCTACACCCTGCGCATGGATTCATTGGTCTTTGTGGATGATCCGACCCTGCTCCGTCTTCCCCAGCACGACAAGCACATGAAGATGACCAGGGATGCCGTCCATATGCAGGACAATCAGGTAACCCTGACCCTTTCCAAAAACAATCAGGTCATTGCCCGCCCCCAAGTCAAGATCATGGAACCCTTTGATCACGGCTCCCTGCACGTTGTTCTCAAAACCTTTGTCTGGCCCAAAAACAAGAACCATGTGGGAGCGGTCATGATCATTGTTCGCAATCCATTGGCCACCTTGTTTTTCATTATCTATGCATTGATGATCGCAACCCTTGGATGGTACGTGATCATCACCTGGAAAAAGCCGCTCTCCAGACGGCATGCCAACCAGCTAACCCAGACGGCCGCCACCTGATCACGACCATCACCAATTTCGACGAGACGTCCCAACAACAAGGAAGATATCATGTCACCAACCATCAGAACACGACTCAAGGAAAACGCACTTTCCCTGGCTCAGGACCGTACCGTGGCGGATGTGCGTATCGGACTCGGTTACACGGCCGTCCAATTGGACAACGGACAAACAGGCGTTGCCTGCACCTTTCACAAGGATGCCAAGGGCGGATGCACCGTGTTCCAGGGTCTGCGCCCCCTCAAGGGCACACCCGCAGCCAAGGTCCTGACCATGCTGGATGCCACCGATCCCATTGCATCGGCCGTGGCCATTGCCACAAGTAACGCCCTGACCAACACCCCTTCCCCGGACATGACCACCGGAGATATCCTGGAAAACATTACCCTCTACCCCGACGATCATGTGGGCATGGTGGGTTTTTTCGCACCGGTCATTCCCAAACTCAAAGAACGCACAGGTCGGCTGGACATTTTCGAGAAACAGGACCGCGGTCCAGGCACCCTGCCTGCGGACGCAGCCAGGGACATCCTGCCCTCATGCCAGGTGGCCGTCATCACTTCCACATCCATTATCAATCATACGGTTGACGATCTCCTCAACGCCTGCACCAACTGCCGGGAGGTGATCATGCTCGGGGCATCCACACCGCTTCTTCCGACTGTTTTTGCCCGGACACCGGTCACCGTGCTTTCGGGAATCATTGTCACCCAGCCGGAGAATATCCTGCAAATCGTCAGTGAAGGAGGCGGAATGCAGCTGTTCAAAAAAAACATCCACAAGGTGAATTGCCGCGTGCAAAAGTAAGAGGAAAAGGATTTGCCGCCAAGGTTCCGGTCAAGGCCTGCCCATCATCCGGACATGCACGTGAGCCTTTTTGGCAAAAAAGATCCCCCAACCGGCCATCCATGCGGACGACTGGTTGGGGGACGTTTTCCTTTTGACAACAACTGCCGTTAGAGGGCCTGCAATCCCTTGAGCACCTTTTCGGGCCGGGCGGGAAGATGGGTGATGCGCACACCGCAGGCGTTATAAATACCATTGATGATGGCCGCATGGGGAGAGGCCAGGGGCAACTCGCCTGTTCCCGAGGCACCAAACGGACCGTCGGGCCGAGGGCTTTCCACATAAATGAGTTCTATATCGTCGGGAATATCCCTGATTTCGGGAATACCCGCCCCCTTCATGGTGGAATGTCGCTTGATGTCCTCATAATCCTCGCTCAAGGCAAGACCGATTCCCTGGGCAAGACCGCCATAGAGCTGCCCGTCAACAACAAGTTTGTTGTTGATCTTGCCCACATCAGCCACCATGGTCATCTTCTCCACGGTTGTCTTGCCGGTTGTGGTATCCACGGCCACCTGGGCCATGAACAATCCGTACATGTAGCAGCAAAAGGGACTGCCCTGGCTGTTCTCATCACAGGCCTTGCACGGCGCCACCCATTTGCC
The window above is part of the Desulfoplanes formicivorans genome. Proteins encoded here:
- a CDS encoding DUF364 domain-containing protein, yielding MSPTIRTRLKENALSLAQDRTVADVRIGLGYTAVQLDNGQTGVACTFHKDAKGGCTVFQGLRPLKGTPAAKVLTMLDATDPIASAVAIATSNALTNTPSPDMTTGDILENITLYPDDHVGMVGFFAPVIPKLKERTGRLDIFEKQDRGPGTLPADAARDILPSCQVAVITSTSIINHTVDDLLNACTNCREVIMLGASTPLLPTVFARTPVTVLSGIIVTQPENILQIVSEGGGMQLFKKNIHKVNCRVQK